From Deinococcus radiotolerans, a single genomic window includes:
- a CDS encoding zinc ribbon domain-containing protein, with product MSHTDPDRYVTRLFRDDYPILQGLVASGRLRRAAVSLPGWDKATVFEPLVPVSAHGDHHLRLGYADLGAQIYALPSAPYAAVLRASGDYRQPAGIAGLQVCFGAPDLDAATFRAELRASLAQPLKLDSTPHLATADHGGCHATWWPNRTLILESGGDWFLALAFNLETRVIRSPGKSVFGIDLNADPALCIADSAGVARMIGPRHALLDGLRREHLDRPLAPKEVRVVRALGYASGRGPLEVALRDMLSRAEAVGVEKLDTRQLYARFVERSREQAALDWHVSWLPQALYRARIRLHRVDPAFSTQACHRHPSHLGIVRGRMFDCPLCTELQHRDKNAARNIQARTLAVHRHPR from the coding sequence ATGAGCCACACCGATCCCGACCGTTACGTCACCCGCCTCTTCCGTGACGATTACCCCATCCTGCAGGGCCTCGTCGCGTCCGGCCGTCTCCGCCGTGCGGCTGTCAGTCTGCCGGGCTGGGATAAAGCCACCGTGTTCGAGCCTCTCGTGCCGGTCAGTGCGCACGGTGATCATCACCTGCGTCTCGGGTACGCCGATCTCGGGGCGCAGATCTACGCACTCCCGTCCGCCCCGTACGCCGCGGTCCTGCGCGCGAGCGGCGATTACCGGCAACCGGCCGGGATCGCCGGGCTGCAGGTTTGCTTCGGCGCGCCCGATCTCGACGCCGCCACCTTCCGTGCCGAGCTGCGCGCTTCGCTTGCCCAACCCCTCAAGCTGGACAGCACGCCGCACCTCGCCACGGCCGATCATGGCGGCTGTCACGCCACGTGGTGGCCCAACCGCACCCTGATCCTCGAGTCGGGCGGAGACTGGTTCCTGGCCCTGGCGTTCAACCTGGAGACGCGGGTGATCCGGAGCCCCGGCAAATCGGTCTTCGGTATTGACCTGAATGCCGACCCGGCCCTGTGCATCGCCGATTCGGCTGGGGTCGCCCGCATGATCGGACCGCGCCACGCACTCCTCGACGGCCTGCGCCGCGAGCACCTCGACCGTCCACTCGCCCCCAAAGAGGTTCGGGTCGTTCGCGCGCTGGGGTACGCCTCGGGCCGGGGGCCGCTCGAGGTTGCGCTCCGCGACATGCTCAGCCGCGCCGAAGCTGTGGGCGTCGAGAAGCTCGACACGCGTCAGCTGTACGCCCGGTTCGTGGAGCGCAGCCGCGAGCAGGCCGCGCTGGACTGGCACGTCTCGTGGTTGCCCCAGGCGCTTTACCGCGCCAGGATCCGCCTTCACCGAGTCGACCCGGCGTTCTCGACGCAGGCCTGCCACCGGCACCCGTCGCATCTGGGGATCGTCCGCGGCCGCATGTTCGACTGTCCTCTGTGCACCGAGCTCCAGCACCGCGACAAGAATGCCGCTCGTAATATCCAGGCCCGTACACTCGCCGTTCACCGCCATCCGCGCTGA
- a CDS encoding HNH endonuclease, protein MAEGRALLASLLRHEAKANTYKFALVRALNDLALDAPWLTDQDVIIPVRRVAERWLVFYWPFVGPQEVQQGSRPVRGGVRRQDMSFRAALTRLRRAWEAPQVRGHPADGALLLAEVQADRGRLSPELRALTTQALDAIALAVRQPLKFAGPGGPHGLFGHVAPVATLPGTPLPGAQAQEAAFVVPAGLWSALHDLSLWVDALCLHEWSLFVERVEQTPRVTRGEVFTLLTAAPETRIPLTWERHQVRLLLLDGLPFTCPWTARPLGPDAFDLDHLIPVATHPISELWNLIPSDPRHNQHVKRDRIPDAGRLTQALPILSGTYATYGSAGALSPVLQRDVTARFGRWLPGPRELALEVVRLSEAVAQARNVPRY, encoded by the coding sequence GTGGCTGAGGGGCGCGCGCTGCTGGCGAGCCTGCTGCGGCACGAGGCGAAAGCCAACACGTACAAGTTCGCCCTCGTCCGCGCCCTGAACGATCTCGCCCTCGACGCCCCCTGGCTCACCGACCAGGACGTCATCATCCCCGTGCGCCGCGTGGCGGAGCGCTGGCTGGTCTTCTACTGGCCGTTCGTCGGCCCACAGGAAGTCCAGCAGGGCAGCCGACCCGTCCGTGGCGGCGTACGCCGCCAGGACATGAGTTTCCGCGCGGCCCTCACGCGGTTGCGGCGGGCCTGGGAGGCGCCGCAGGTCCGCGGTCACCCGGCAGATGGCGCGCTCCTGCTCGCGGAGGTGCAGGCCGACCGTGGCCGACTGTCCCCGGAACTGCGTGCGCTCACCACGCAGGCGCTCGACGCGATCGCACTCGCCGTCCGGCAACCCCTGAAGTTCGCCGGACCGGGCGGACCGCACGGACTCTTCGGTCACGTCGCTCCGGTGGCGACCCTGCCCGGCACGCCCCTCCCTGGAGCGCAGGCGCAGGAGGCGGCGTTCGTCGTCCCAGCGGGCCTCTGGTCCGCCCTGCACGACCTGTCCCTATGGGTGGACGCCCTGTGTCTGCACGAGTGGAGTCTGTTCGTGGAACGCGTCGAGCAGACGCCCCGCGTCACCAGGGGAGAGGTGTTCACCCTGCTGACGGCGGCCCCCGAAACGCGCATTCCGCTGACGTGGGAACGCCATCAGGTGCGCCTCCTGCTGCTGGACGGGCTGCCGTTCACATGCCCGTGGACCGCCCGTCCACTCGGACCCGACGCGTTCGACCTCGATCACCTCATCCCGGTGGCGACGCATCCGATCAGCGAGCTCTGGAACCTCATCCCGAGCGACCCACGGCACAACCAGCACGTCAAGCGTGACCGGATTCCCGACGCCGGGCGCCTTACGCAGGCGCTGCCCATCCTGTCGGGAACGTACGCCACCTACGGGTCCGCCGGGGCGCTCAGCCCCGTCCTGCAACGGGACGTGACGGCCCGCTTCGGTCGGTGGCTGCCCGGTCCCCGCGAGCTCGCGCTGGAAGTGGTTCGCCTGTCCGAAGCAGTCGCGCAGGCCCGCAACGTCCCCCGGTATTGA
- a CDS encoding S8 family peptidase, protein MRLRLISLALTGVFALTACGGGTTTPPNSDPPKPPTPGISDTYLPKAGFWDGQTAQGPWCKSAGAQSLGAQAAVTLNAQQVQAMYRTPTPGMRALSGLSPDLQGLGAQRVAPRGLALLLPTGAPADQGLSALNSAGVQINDTFGGYWLTADLSPAQASTLIKQGLIQYAEPLQTRTAVGLPTPTDANLINQDTYLPMMNTQAAWSQLEPGCAHPVIAVIDTGWNGSTTQAEYNLVPKSSWYNAATHTAGDAAPNVSGNFADHGTAVAGVIALTTNGYGDGAGIGYNLLKVQPINGTTSTGDFSDSSTAKALMYAMGSVTVNGQTVVNPYPANIINTSWGTDATLSPPQFLQSYFDYAAQRGIVVVAAVGNELVHGTTDTAGLNHSIGAAGVMFNGERWVDPYRAGKGSNYGPGVDVAAPAMAVPTITKDGPSYWSGTSMSSPWVAAQIGLWMYANQQYAGSKTLKLTGDALYDKLSACFAATGSTRGVKDEFLGYGKLDTARLVSPTETACR, encoded by the coding sequence GTGCGCCTTCGACTGATTTCCCTCGCCCTGACAGGGGTTTTTGCCCTCACAGCCTGCGGTGGCGGCACCACGACGCCCCCCAACTCCGACCCGCCCAAGCCGCCCACCCCGGGCATCAGCGACACGTACCTGCCCAAAGCCGGCTTCTGGGACGGCCAGACCGCCCAGGGCCCCTGGTGCAAATCGGCCGGCGCCCAGTCGCTCGGCGCGCAGGCCGCCGTGACCCTCAACGCCCAGCAGGTGCAGGCGATGTACCGCACGCCCACGCCCGGCATGCGCGCCCTGAGCGGCCTCAGTCCTGACCTTCAGGGTCTCGGCGCGCAGCGTGTGGCGCCACGTGGCCTGGCCCTGCTGCTCCCCACCGGCGCACCCGCCGACCAGGGCCTGAGCGCCCTGAACAGCGCCGGCGTGCAGATCAACGACACCTTCGGCGGCTACTGGCTCACCGCCGACCTCAGCCCCGCCCAGGCCAGCACCCTGATCAAGCAGGGCCTCATCCAGTACGCCGAGCCACTCCAGACCCGCACGGCAGTGGGCCTGCCCACGCCCACCGACGCGAACCTCATCAACCAGGACACGTACCTGCCGATGATGAACACCCAGGCCGCGTGGAGCCAGCTCGAACCCGGCTGCGCGCACCCGGTCATCGCCGTGATCGACACCGGCTGGAACGGCTCCACCACCCAGGCGGAATACAACCTCGTGCCCAAGAGCAGTTGGTACAACGCGGCCACCCACACCGCGGGAGACGCCGCGCCGAATGTAAGCGGCAATTTCGCCGATCACGGGACCGCCGTCGCGGGCGTCATCGCCCTGACCACCAACGGGTACGGCGACGGCGCGGGCATCGGGTACAACCTGCTCAAGGTGCAGCCCATCAATGGCACGACCAGCACGGGCGACTTCTCCGACAGCTCCACCGCCAAGGCGCTCATGTACGCCATGGGCAGCGTCACGGTCAACGGGCAGACCGTGGTCAACCCCTACCCGGCGAACATCATCAACACCAGCTGGGGCACGGACGCCACGCTCAGTCCCCCGCAGTTCCTCCAGTCGTACTTCGATTACGCCGCGCAGCGGGGGATCGTCGTGGTGGCCGCCGTCGGGAATGAACTCGTCCACGGCACAACCGACACGGCTGGGCTGAACCACTCCATCGGGGCGGCGGGTGTGATGTTCAACGGGGAACGCTGGGTGGATCCCTACCGGGCGGGGAAGGGCAGCAACTACGGGCCGGGTGTGGACGTCGCGGCGCCTGCGATGGCGGTGCCGACCATCACCAAGGACGGCCCGTCGTACTGGAGCGGCACGAGCATGTCGTCGCCATGGGTGGCCGCGCAGATCGGCCTGTGGATGTACGCCAATCAGCAGTACGCGGGCAGCAAGACGCTGAAGCTCACCGGGGACGCGCTGTACGACAAGCTCTCCGCGTGCTTCGCGGCGACCGGCAGCACCCGCGGCGTGAAAGATGAATTCCTGGGGTACGGGAAGCTCGACACAGCCCGCCTGGTCTCACCCACCGAAACCGCCTGCCGCTGA
- a CDS encoding replication initiator protein A yields MGPARLALAGHRHLLLCVQRTSTRRWVRVVRGPDLDVAQVTCTAAPGEVVPHGRDVDVLLGLLSAADQERLGDPVRLTVAELVTRSCLPPGARGIAAVQASLRRLSGSTFEVLEVRSGHVPQPWQVTQHRLMTPLRVSGTAQAGASFGRWEVGTQVHLQFGAVVLQAVEAGLFAGLDPTVLTRLRSPLARHVYVALAQARVLPGGTLAATYRAPLPGWAELLGLRVDAAQVLRILSPVHAALHRAGAVSSVTQRGAGASPSIEYHFSAGAAEPGSVSVQWAAPGRLVRGPLDSGAPGPDEAALTDICRHPVFTRPPSRSPGTYRTAQDAAALLGWRLTRSVAAHRVRDQAVQAYLDGHLSEADLIDLGRCSSAAQARRWLSRRMGRTS; encoded by the coding sequence ATGGGGCCGGCCAGGTTGGCGCTGGCCGGGCACCGGCACCTGCTGCTGTGCGTGCAGCGCACGTCCACGCGGCGGTGGGTGCGGGTGGTGCGCGGACCGGATCTCGACGTGGCGCAGGTCACGTGCACGGCCGCGCCCGGTGAGGTGGTCCCGCACGGGCGCGACGTTGATGTGCTCCTCGGGCTGCTCAGCGCGGCGGACCAGGAGCGGCTGGGTGACCCCGTGCGTCTCACGGTCGCCGAGCTGGTCACGCGCAGCTGCCTGCCGCCGGGTGCGCGCGGGATCGCGGCGGTGCAGGCCAGCCTCCGCCGCCTGAGCGGCAGCACGTTCGAGGTGCTCGAGGTCCGGTCCGGTCACGTCCCGCAGCCCTGGCAGGTGACGCAGCACCGGTTGATGACGCCGCTCAGGGTGAGTGGCACGGCGCAGGCTGGGGCGTCCTTCGGCCGGTGGGAGGTAGGCACGCAGGTCCACCTGCAGTTCGGCGCCGTTGTCCTGCAGGCGGTCGAGGCGGGCCTGTTCGCGGGGCTTGACCCGACGGTGCTGACTCGCCTCAGGTCGCCCCTGGCGCGGCACGTGTACGTGGCGCTGGCCCAGGCGCGCGTCCTGCCAGGCGGCACGCTTGCGGCGACCTACCGCGCGCCCCTGCCCGGTTGGGCCGAGCTGCTCGGGCTGCGCGTGGACGCGGCGCAGGTCTTGCGGATCCTGTCCCCTGTGCACGCCGCCCTACATCGCGCCGGTGCCGTGTCCAGCGTCACGCAGCGCGGTGCTGGCGCATCACCGAGCATCGAGTACCACTTCTCAGCTGGGGCGGCCGAGCCGGGCAGCGTCAGCGTTCAATGGGCCGCCCCAGGCCGCCTCGTCAGGGGTCCTCTTGACAGCGGTGCCCCGGGGCCTGACGAGGCGGCACTCACAGATATCTGCCGGCATCCCGTCTTCACGCGGCCCCCGTCACGCTCTCCTGGCACGTACCGCACCGCGCAGGACGCGGCGGCGCTGCTCGGCTGGCGTCTCACCCGCAGCGTCGCCGCTCACCGCGTGCGGGATCAGGCGGTGCAGGCGTACCTGGACGGTCACCTCAGCGAGGCGGACCTGATCGACCTGGGCCGGTGTTCAAGTGCCGCGCAGGCGCGGCGGTGGCTGAGCCGCCGAATGGGCCGCACCTCGTGA
- a CDS encoding helix-turn-helix domain-containing protein, with amino-acid sequence MSAAVPDELLQQVGARVRHYREALKLNQDDFADQAGMHRAYVGMIENGRKDLRLSTLYRLAGALQVDVRDLLP; translated from the coding sequence ATGAGTGCTGCGGTACCGGACGAACTTCTCCAGCAGGTCGGTGCGCGCGTCCGGCACTACCGGGAGGCGCTGAAACTCAATCAGGACGATTTCGCCGATCAGGCCGGCATGCACCGGGCGTACGTGGGAATGATCGAAAACGGGCGCAAAGACCTCCGGCTCTCCACCCTGTACCGCCTCGCGGGGGCGCTGCAGGTCGATGTCCGCGACCTCCTCCCCTGA
- a CDS encoding antitoxin Xre/MbcA/ParS toxin-binding domain-containing protein gives MSLITGIHTALHALYTRTPDAWPKRPNDRYLFVGRTPLELMLTSGIPGLFAVRRLLDGDRSGQYRASPQARAEATRLPQPGLDLD, from the coding sequence CTGAGCCTCATCACCGGCATCCACACGGCCCTGCATGCCCTGTACACCCGCACCCCGGACGCCTGGCCGAAGCGCCCCAACGACCGTTACCTCTTCGTGGGCCGCACGCCCCTTGAGCTGATGCTCACCAGCGGCATTCCCGGCTTGTTCGCCGTGCGTCGCCTGCTGGACGGGGACCGCAGCGGCCAGTACAGGGCCAGCCCGCAGGCCCGCGCCGAAGCCACCCGCCTCCCGCAACCAGGCCTCGACTTGGACTGA
- a CDS encoding zinc ribbon domain-containing protein, with translation MSRRMYPDQHNIQISTVSYPAVRQLIAQGQLIPIDRAPESDNPIKGLTDAELYVLAADAPIEILSDVACVIGGLPVQAKLYALPSPAYHAVVRANPFTQYPGIAELRATLRTSATSALEGLRRAVQQGRQPGQLVAAAQESAQFVSCWMPDQTVVQIKSLPKRAEPDVFLTLAFRAAFTGVFPPRREAAMGLDVGLQPHTVVAREDGQVRHYHLSPLVRLPTRSLSSAERELHEILQYAQGREDSEVVVAYLIGHASHIYAEVLEHRGMSTKYIARSRQLALQDAFYSHLSQYANAAGIPFTRVDAHHSSTTCPDCETRGERDRDIFRCPACGLQRNAHEVGALNVLARGLKGGVHLRTGRWRASGQPRRPARDDFAEWADAYHFPGLGRR, from the coding sequence ATGTCACGTCGTATGTATCCAGATCAGCACAACATCCAGATCTCAACGGTCTCTTACCCCGCCGTCCGCCAGCTCATCGCACAGGGCCAACTCATCCCGATCGACCGCGCACCTGAGTCCGATAATCCCATCAAGGGCCTCACCGACGCTGAACTCTACGTGTTGGCCGCGGATGCGCCGATCGAGATCCTCTCTGATGTGGCGTGCGTCATCGGGGGCCTGCCGGTCCAGGCCAAGCTGTACGCGCTTCCCTCGCCGGCCTATCACGCGGTCGTGCGTGCCAACCCATTCACGCAGTACCCCGGCATCGCCGAACTCCGCGCCACACTGCGGACGTCGGCCACCAGTGCCCTTGAGGGCCTGCGCCGCGCTGTACAGCAGGGCCGTCAGCCAGGTCAGCTGGTCGCTGCGGCACAGGAGAGTGCGCAGTTCGTGTCCTGCTGGATGCCGGACCAGACCGTCGTGCAGATCAAGTCGCTGCCCAAACGGGCCGAGCCGGATGTATTTTTGACGCTCGCGTTTCGAGCGGCCTTCACTGGCGTGTTCCCGCCGCGCCGGGAGGCGGCCATGGGCCTCGACGTCGGCCTGCAGCCCCACACGGTGGTGGCCCGAGAGGACGGTCAGGTCAGGCACTATCACCTCTCGCCACTGGTGCGGCTGCCTACGCGGTCGCTGTCCTCGGCGGAGCGTGAGCTCCACGAGATCCTGCAGTACGCCCAGGGGCGTGAGGATTCCGAGGTGGTCGTGGCGTACCTGATCGGTCACGCCAGTCACATCTACGCGGAGGTCCTGGAGCACCGGGGCATGTCCACCAAATATATTGCCCGGAGTCGCCAGCTGGCCCTGCAGGACGCGTTTTACAGCCATCTGAGCCAGTACGCCAACGCGGCAGGCATCCCGTTTACGCGCGTGGATGCGCACCACAGTTCCACGACGTGCCCCGATTGCGAGACCCGAGGCGAGCGCGACCGTGACATCTTCCGCTGCCCAGCCTGCGGCCTGCAGCGCAACGCGCACGAGGTCGGGGCCCTCAATGTGCTCGCGCGCGGCCTCAAGGGCGGGGTGCACCTGCGGACGGGTCGGTGGCGCGCCTCTGGTCAGCCGCGCCGTCCGGCGCGGGATGATTTTGCCGAGTGGGCCGACGCCTATCACTTTCCGGGCCTCGGCCGGCGGTGA